A single region of the Anaerostipes rhamnosivorans genome encodes:
- a CDS encoding DivIVA domain-containing protein produces the protein MITPIELLGKELKRGFGYKAIEVDEFLEEVARDYEKVYKENNELKERVSALTENLDHYRVIEESLKKALVLAEETSKETIANADKAAKSMEEQAEMEAREIIDKARREAEDFARQAREAFDKENQQKQEEIDALEKQINKLNGDYVSYKSRMLQFINGQLDYLKNPVYELEISKKSDKEETEAAVTEEPKYDGEE, from the coding sequence ATGATTACACCAATCGAGTTATTAGGGAAGGAACTGAAAAGAGGATTTGGCTATAAGGCTATTGAAGTGGATGAGTTCCTGGAGGAAGTGGCCAGAGATTACGAGAAGGTCTACAAGGAGAACAATGAATTAAAAGAGAGGGTTTCCGCTTTGACTGAGAACCTGGATCACTACCGGGTGATCGAAGAATCCTTGAAAAAGGCACTGGTCCTTGCGGAGGAAACTTCCAAGGAAACCATCGCAAACGCAGACAAGGCGGCAAAATCCATGGAAGAACAGGCAGAGATGGAGGCCAGAGAGATCATAGACAAGGCCAGGAGAGAAGCTGAAGATTTTGCACGACAGGCCAGGGAAGCCTTCGATAAAGAGAACCAGCAAAAGCAGGAAGAGATCGATGCTCTGGAAAAACAGATCAATAAATTAAACGGAGATTATGTGTCTTACAAGTCCAGAATGCTGCAGTTTATCAACGGCCAGCTGGATTATCTTAAGAATCCGGTCTATGAACTGGAGATTTCCAAAAAATCAGACAAGGAAGAGACGGAGGCAGCAGTGACAGAGGAGCCTAAATATGATGGAGAAGAATAG
- a CDS encoding YlmH family RNA-binding protein, producing MDEQLFKKRLEELAQTAFMNSVYTHTPFLSEREQSLFHEMRKELSFADASLYGGHEDYDRCIVVFGSKEMFGYEGEIPLACAKVSPLFEKYAEPLSHRDYLGALMNLGIERSQIGDILVSGKEAYIFCFEHMAGFLCHELTKVRNTQVNTAVVDFKEIHYQQEYITKDGFVSSPRLDALVGLAYGLSRSKALSLFQSQKVFIRGKLETRNSYQAKPEDVISVRGFGKFRFSEQGRETKKGRYHVKLQIYK from the coding sequence ATGGATGAGCAGCTGTTTAAAAAACGTTTGGAAGAATTAGCGCAGACTGCATTTATGAATTCGGTGTATACCCATACTCCGTTTCTGTCAGAGAGGGAACAGAGCCTCTTTCACGAGATGAGAAAGGAACTGTCCTTTGCAGATGCCTCACTTTATGGCGGCCATGAAGATTATGACCGCTGTATTGTTGTGTTCGGCTCAAAGGAAATGTTCGGATATGAAGGTGAGATTCCATTGGCCTGTGCCAAAGTCTCGCCTCTTTTTGAAAAATACGCAGAACCCCTGTCACACAGAGATTATCTAGGGGCACTTATGAACCTGGGAATCGAGAGAAGCCAGATCGGAGACATTTTAGTCTCAGGAAAAGAGGCGTACATTTTCTGTTTTGAACATATGGCCGGGTTTCTGTGCCATGAACTTACAAAGGTTAGGAATACTCAAGTAAACACTGCCGTTGTGGATTTTAAAGAGATCCATTATCAGCAGGAGTATATTACAAAAGATGGCTTTGTGTCTTCACCAAGGCTGGATGCGCTTGTTGGGCTGGCTTACGGCCTGTCCAGAAGCAAGGCTCTTTCATTGTTTCAGAGCCAGAAAGTATTTATCCGGGGGAAATTGGAGACAAGGAACAGTTACCAGGCAAAACCAGAAGACGTTATATCTGTCCGTGGATTTGGAAAGTTCCGGTTTTCGGAGCAGGGAAGAGAGACGAAAAAGGGCAGGTACCACGTGAAGCTGCAAATTTATAAATAG